CAACGGATTCAACGTCGTCGGATTGCCGTCGTACCATCCAAGCAGCCCCGCATAGATCGCTCGCACTGCATGAGGAACCGATCCATAGAACTCGATGAGGTACGGTTTGTCTTTCAAATGCTCTGGCAACTTGACTTCGTGAGCGAGTTGGTCGGGACCTTTGCCGGCGTTGATGCCTCGCACCGTTTGGTCGTACACACTGCGAATCGCTTCGCTGTAATCCTTCAGTGCCGTCGTCGCCGCTTCCTGTCCTTGGATCGGCATCGTGTGGCCAGGAACGACAACGTGTGGTTTCAGCGCGGCCATCTTCCCAACGCTTTCGGACCAATTCAGCACGTCGCGATAGGCCGTGCCCCGAATCGCGTACAGGTTTGGAAAGGAGCTGTAGAAATTGTCGCCCGCCAGCAACACCTTCTCCTTCGGGAGCCAGATAAACATCGCATCGTCGGTTTCCCCTGGGCCGATGTGGAATTCGATTTCGACACCCGCGATCGTCGTTTTGAGTCCGCTGCTGGGAACGGTAACGGTCGGTGGAAGGAATCCTTTGCCGCGGTCGCCATCGTCGGTACCCGCCGGTGCAACACCGCGGTTGGTAATCTCCGACGACGAGAGCTTCCGTCCGAACTGGCGAATATTTCGCTTCTGCGTTACCGGATCAACCGCTTTGTTGACGCCCTCGGCCGAACCAAAGGTCTCCGTGCCATAGATGTCCGGTTTCTCATCGCCGACAAAAGCAC
This genomic window from Allorhodopirellula heiligendammensis contains:
- a CDS encoding alkyl/aryl-sulfatase, with protein sequence MKKLFATLCLLMVTVAGVASGQTQVEPDTALRMLNAQQQQFEKGVVRVADNVYTAVGFHGANTSMIVGTDGVIIVDTLFGPTSASKAAEAFRQYSDKPVKAIIYTHSHGDHIGGASAFVGDEKPDIYGTETFGSAEGVNKAVDPVTQKRNIRQFGRKLSSSEITNRGVAPAGTDDGDRGKGFLPPTVTVPSSGLKTTIAGVEIEFHIGPGETDDAMFIWLPKEKVLLAGDNFYSSFPNLYAIRGTAYRDVLNWSESVGKMAALKPHVVVPGHTMPIQGQEAATTALKDYSEAIRSVYDQTVRGINAGKGPDQLAHEVKLPEHLKDKPYLIEFYGSVPHAVRAIYAGLLGWYDGNPTTLNPLNPLEPKVKAQKIAKLAGGINKLTEQMNAALANQDYQWALELSEHLKWLDDGDRKLARTVKIEALRELAAREYNAPNRNYYLSYANELESGQLSELWF